A genomic segment from Glycine soja cultivar W05 chromosome 18, ASM419377v2, whole genome shotgun sequence encodes:
- the LOC114394872 gene encoding sulfate transporter 2.1-like isoform X2 translates to MASSAMETCKSEDLHMQVDIEKNAKDIRSQWVLNAPEPPSPWRVVADSVSKTISHYKHKLSSLIDQPCTTLLLSVLQVVFPILAWGRNYTATKFRKDLLAGLTIASLCIPQSIGYATLAHLDPQYGLYTSVVPPLIYAVMGTSREIAIGPVAVVSLLLSSMMEKLVDPATDPVGYTKLILLATLFAGIFQTSFGLLRLGFLVDFLSHAAIVGFVAGAAIVIGLQQLKGLLGITHFTTKTDIVSVMKAVWEAVHNPWNPRNFILGCSFLVFILTTRCLGKRKKKLFWLASISPLVSVVVSTLIVFITRADKNGVKIVKHVKGGLNPSSIHQLDFNNPYIGEVAKIGLVVAVVALTESIAVGRSFASIKGYQLDGNKEMMSIGLTNIIGSFTSCYVATGSFSRTAVNYAAGCETLVSNIVMAITVLISLQFLTKLLYYTPTAILASVILSALPGLIDLSEAYKIWKVDKIDFLACAGAFFGVLFASVEIGLLVAIW, encoded by the exons ATGGCTTCTTCAGCTATGGAAACCTGCAAATCAGAGGATTTGCACATGCAGGTTGACATTGAGAAGAACGCGAAGGACATAAGGTCTCAGTGGGTGCTTAACGCTCCTGAGCCCCCAAGTCCATGGCGTGTGGTTGCAGATTCTGTGAGCAAAACTATCTCCCACTATAAACATAAACTTTCCTCTCTCATAGATCAACCCTGCACCACACTCCTCCTTTCAGTTCTGCAGGTGGTTTTTCCAATTCTTGCTTGGGGCAGAAACTACACTGCTACTAAGTTCAGGAAAGATCTTCTTGCAGGTCTCACTATTGCTAGTCTTTGTATTCCCCAG AGCATTGGGTATGCCACCTTGGCACATCTTGATCCTCAATATGGCCTTT atacaAGTGTGGTACCACCACTTATCTATGCTGTAATGGGAACCTCGAGGGAGATAGCAATTGGTCCAGTGGCAGTGGTTTCTCTTCTGTTATCCTCAATGATGGAGAAATTAGTAGACCCTGCTACTGATCCAGTGGGTTATACAAAGCTGATTTTGCTTGCTACTCTCTTTGCTGGTATCTTTCAGACTTCCTTCGGACTCCTCAG gCTTGGGTTCCTTGTGGATTTCCTATCCCATGCTGCAATAGTTGGATTTGTGGCAGGAGCAGCCATTGTGATTGGGCTTCAACAGTTAAAGGGACTCTTAGGAATTACCCATTTTACGACCAAGACCGACATAGTCTCTGTCATGAAAGCTGTTTGGGAAGCAGTTCATAATCCA TGGAACCCTCGAAATTTTATCCTGGGATGCTCGTTCTTGGTCTTCATCCTAACGACGAGATGTTTG ggtaaaaggaagaagaaactaTTCTGGTTGGCATCAATCTCTCCTCTTGTATCTGTTGTTGTGTCAACTCTAATTGTGTTTATCACAAGAGCTGATAAAAATGGAGTTAAAATTGTGAAACATGTCAAAGGGGGGTTGAATCCAAGCTCCATCCATCAGTTAGACTTCAACAACCCCTACATTGGAGAAGTGGCCAAAATTGGACTAGTGGTTGCTGTCGTTGCCCTTACT GAATCTATTGCTGTTGGGCGATCGTTTGCATCCATCAAAGGATACCAACTTGATGGAAACAAGGAGATGATGTCAATAGGTTTGACAAACATCATAGGATCTTTCACCTCCTGCTACGTTGCAACTG GTTCATTCTCCCGTACTGCTGTTAATTATGCGGCTGGGTGTGAAACTTTGGTGTCAAACATTGTGATGGCCATCACGGTGTTGATATCACTGCAGTTTTTGACAAAGCTATTGTATTATACTCCAACAGCTATTCTTGCTTCTGTGATTCTCTCTGCCCTACCAGGACTCATTGACCTCAGTGAAGCTTACAAAATTTGGAAGGTTGATAAGATAGACTTTCTTGCATGCGCTGGAGCATTCTTTGGAGTACTGTTTGCTTCTGTGGAGATTGGTCTACTTGTTGCG ATTTGGTGA
- the LOC114394872 gene encoding sulfate transporter 2.1-like isoform X1, with protein sequence MASSAMETCKSEDLHMQVDIEKNAKDIRSQWVLNAPEPPSPWRVVADSVSKTISHYKHKLSSLIDQPCTTLLLSVLQVVFPILAWGRNYTATKFRKDLLAGLTIASLCIPQSIGYATLAHLDPQYGLYTSVVPPLIYAVMGTSREIAIGPVAVVSLLLSSMMEKLVDPATDPVGYTKLILLATLFAGIFQTSFGLLRLGFLVDFLSHAAIVGFVAGAAIVIGLQQLKGLLGITHFTTKTDIVSVMKAVWEAVHNPWNPRNFILGCSFLVFILTTRCLGKRKKKLFWLASISPLVSVVVSTLIVFITRADKNGVKIVKHVKGGLNPSSIHQLDFNNPYIGEVAKIGLVVAVVALTESIAVGRSFASIKGYQLDGNKEMMSIGLTNIIGSFTSCYVATGSFSRTAVNYAAGCETLVSNIVMAITVLISLQFLTKLLYYTPTAILASVILSALPGLIDLSEAYKIWKVDKIDFLACAGAFFGVLFASVEIGLLVAVVISFSKIILISIRPGTETLGKLPGTDLFCDVYQYPMAVKVPGVMIIRVKSALLCFANANFVRERIIKWVTEEESEDDKGNSRSTIQLLILDTSNLVNIDTAGITALEELHKSLSSHGKQLAIANPRWQVIHKLKVSNFVGKIRGRVFLTVEEAVGCKSRC encoded by the exons ATGGCTTCTTCAGCTATGGAAACCTGCAAATCAGAGGATTTGCACATGCAGGTTGACATTGAGAAGAACGCGAAGGACATAAGGTCTCAGTGGGTGCTTAACGCTCCTGAGCCCCCAAGTCCATGGCGTGTGGTTGCAGATTCTGTGAGCAAAACTATCTCCCACTATAAACATAAACTTTCCTCTCTCATAGATCAACCCTGCACCACACTCCTCCTTTCAGTTCTGCAGGTGGTTTTTCCAATTCTTGCTTGGGGCAGAAACTACACTGCTACTAAGTTCAGGAAAGATCTTCTTGCAGGTCTCACTATTGCTAGTCTTTGTATTCCCCAG AGCATTGGGTATGCCACCTTGGCACATCTTGATCCTCAATATGGCCTTT atacaAGTGTGGTACCACCACTTATCTATGCTGTAATGGGAACCTCGAGGGAGATAGCAATTGGTCCAGTGGCAGTGGTTTCTCTTCTGTTATCCTCAATGATGGAGAAATTAGTAGACCCTGCTACTGATCCAGTGGGTTATACAAAGCTGATTTTGCTTGCTACTCTCTTTGCTGGTATCTTTCAGACTTCCTTCGGACTCCTCAG gCTTGGGTTCCTTGTGGATTTCCTATCCCATGCTGCAATAGTTGGATTTGTGGCAGGAGCAGCCATTGTGATTGGGCTTCAACAGTTAAAGGGACTCTTAGGAATTACCCATTTTACGACCAAGACCGACATAGTCTCTGTCATGAAAGCTGTTTGGGAAGCAGTTCATAATCCA TGGAACCCTCGAAATTTTATCCTGGGATGCTCGTTCTTGGTCTTCATCCTAACGACGAGATGTTTG ggtaaaaggaagaagaaactaTTCTGGTTGGCATCAATCTCTCCTCTTGTATCTGTTGTTGTGTCAACTCTAATTGTGTTTATCACAAGAGCTGATAAAAATGGAGTTAAAATTGTGAAACATGTCAAAGGGGGGTTGAATCCAAGCTCCATCCATCAGTTAGACTTCAACAACCCCTACATTGGAGAAGTGGCCAAAATTGGACTAGTGGTTGCTGTCGTTGCCCTTACT GAATCTATTGCTGTTGGGCGATCGTTTGCATCCATCAAAGGATACCAACTTGATGGAAACAAGGAGATGATGTCAATAGGTTTGACAAACATCATAGGATCTTTCACCTCCTGCTACGTTGCAACTG GTTCATTCTCCCGTACTGCTGTTAATTATGCGGCTGGGTGTGAAACTTTGGTGTCAAACATTGTGATGGCCATCACGGTGTTGATATCACTGCAGTTTTTGACAAAGCTATTGTATTATACTCCAACAGCTATTCTTGCTTCTGTGATTCTCTCTGCCCTACCAGGACTCATTGACCTCAGTGAAGCTTACAAAATTTGGAAGGTTGATAAGATAGACTTTCTTGCATGCGCTGGAGCATTCTTTGGAGTACTGTTTGCTTCTGTGGAGATTGGTCTACTTGTTGCG GTGGTAATATCTTTTTCAAAGATCATTCTCATTTCAATTCGACCAGGGACAGAAACTCTAGGAAAACTTCCGGGAACTGATTTGTTCTGCGATGTCTATCAGTATCCTATGGCAGTTAAGGTTCCCGGGGTTATGATAATACGAGTCAAGTCTGCGTTGCTTTGCTTTGCAAATGCCAATTTCGTTAGAGAAAG GATCATTAAATGGGTCACTGAGGAAGAATCAGAAGATGACAAGGGAAATTCAAGAAGCACCATTCAACTTCTAATTCTTGACACCTCCA ATTTGGTGAACATTGACACCGCTGGAATCACTGCTCTAGAGGAACTGCATAAAAGTTTGTCTTCACATGGAAAACAG